A region of Plectropomus leopardus isolate mb chromosome 16, YSFRI_Pleo_2.0, whole genome shotgun sequence DNA encodes the following proteins:
- the ccdc25 gene encoding coiled-coil domain-containing protein 25 — MVFYFTSAVVNPHYTIYMGKDKYENEDLIKYGWPEDIWFHVDKLSSAHVYLRLPKGQTIDDIPPEVLIDCAQLVKNNSIQGCKMNNINVVYTPWANLKKTGDMDVGQIGFFRQKEVKIVAVERKVNEIVNRLEKTKEERFPDLAAEKESRDREERNEKKAQLQEQKRKEKEEQKRKKELEDLKNYTSLMKTENMTTNEDGNDSDDFM, encoded by the exons ATGGTGTTTTACTTCACAAGTGCCG TGGTGAACCCTCACTACACAATCTACATGGGAAAAGACAAATATGAAA atgaggATCTAATAAAATACGGATGGCCTGAGGACATTTG GTTTCATGTGGACAAACTGTCATCGGCTCATGTGTATCTGAGATTGCCAAAA GGTCAGACAATAGACGATATTCCCCCTGAGGTGCTGATAGACTGCGCACAGCTggtgaaaaacaacagcatccaAG GCTGTAAGATGAACAACATCAATGTGGTTTACACACCATGGGCCAACCTGAAGAAAACCGGAGACATGGACGTAGGACAGATCGGCTTCTTTCGACAGAAAGAG GTAAAGATCGTGGCAGTGGAGAGGAAGGTCAATGAGATCGTAAACCGTctggagaaaacaaaagaagaacgCTTCCCTGACCTGGCGGCAGAGAAAGAgtcgagagacagagaggagaggaacgAGAAGAAAGCTCAGCTCCAAGAGcagaagaggaaagagaaggaggagcagaagaggaaaaaagagctGGAGGACCTCAA GAACTACACTTCACTAATGAAGACAGAAAATATGACGACTAATGAG GATGGTAACGATTCAGACGACTTCATGTGA